In Bacteroidota bacterium, the genomic window CAACAATTAAATATAGTCCTGCCGGAAATCAACTTTGGGTGGCTCGTCATAATGATGGACTTGACAGCAATGATGTTGCTCATGCCATTGCTGTGGATGGAAATGACAATGTGTATGTTACCGGAACAAATTTTACGTTATTTAATTTAGGTCATGATTTTGCCACGGTAAAATATAATTCTTCGGGCGCTGAACAATGGATACAGCATTATAATGGACCCGGGAACTCAACTGATTTTGCCACGGACATTGTCGTTGACCCTGCAGGAAATGTGTATGTAACGGGTGCGAGCGTTGGAGCAGGAACCGGCTTTGATTATGCAACTATAAAATACACTACGAACGGAATTCTAAGATGGGCTCAGCGATTTGATGGTCCTGCCCATGCTCCCGATGCCGCTTTTTCCATTGCATTGGATAAAAACAACAATGTGTATGTTACAGGCGGAAGTACTGGAGCAGGAACTTCGTTGGACTACACCACCATAAAATATGCTACACAAGGAAAATTAGAATGGGTGCAGAGATTTAACGGAACTGCCAACAGCACCGATAGAGCCACTGCAGTGGCTGTTGATACCAGCGGAAATGTTTTTGTAACAGGATTCAGTTTGGGCACAGGAACCTTTTTTGATTTTGCTACGATAAAGTATGCACAAGGAAATTTCCCTCCCGGATATGGTGGAGTAACTTTGAATAGTAAACTTGATATGCTTGAGTTTGTGAATGAAGTTGCCTATGCTTCTGTAATGGATAGTTTAATGCATCAAGTCCGTGCGGTTACTGGAGACAATGGAAATACACAAGCATTACTTACCTTAATAAATTCAAACACGCCTCCCGGGCAAATTAAAAATCAACTTATTGCTTCTTCGCCTCTATCGGATACAGTATTAATAACGACTATCAACAGCAGTTTACCTCCCGGGCATAAAAAAGATGTACTTAAAGCCAATGTCCCGTTTACTGATAAAGTTGATAATGCAATCTCACAAAGTTCATTACCCGCAGGTACTAAAAATGAAGTGATGAATGCTGCTAATTCTGTTTTTGTAATTCCCAATCCTGTTTTAGATCGGTTTGAACAACTTTTAAAGTTTCGCTCTTTAAGAAAGGACTTGGAAGAAAAAGAAACCACATTCTTAAAAAACGGTGGCGATCCTGAAAATCCTGCTGACCCTGATAATCATCATTTTGTTGAAGATGAGTTTAGAAGAGCGTTCTTCAATCCTCGGCTTGAGGTAAAAGTTGGAAGTACCATAGCAAAATATCTGAATGATTCAACACTCGTATTAATTACTGATGGAAGTTTTAATACATTAAAACAAATAAGGCAAACAGGGCAAGTTCCACGCTTTACGCCCCCTGTAACTGAACCTTCCAACGGGATTCCTATTTCACAAATGCCCACAATCATACCTGCGAATATTCGAGTAGAGAACACGATTGTTTCTAATGCCAATCTAAAACAATTTACCATTGCTGATTTTGCTGCAAATGCAAATGCTTTGAATGCCTCCTTCATAAACTTCTCTTCTGGTCCTGCACTCTTATCGTATTATTGGGATTTTGGGGACGGATTTGGAAGTTATCAAGTTAATCCTACGCATACATACGCAAGTGCAGGAAATAAGGTGATTACACTTACAGTAACAGATGGATTATCTAATAACACATCATTTTCAAAAACTTTGTATCTGTTTTCATGTAATGTAAATTGGTCTTCCACTAAGAATTTTTTAGCAGTTAGTTTTACAGACTACTCAACAAGCAGTAATCATCCAATATCATACTCATGGGATTTTGGAGATGGTTCTACAACATCAAGCCAACAGAACCCATCTCATTTATATTCTGCACAAGGCACCTATACTG contains:
- a CDS encoding SBBP repeat-containing protein — protein: MKKYFTIVAILFSFISLKAQVFQEWVQRFNGPDSLSDVANAIDVKGNIYVTGFTTSNASGADFITIKYSPRGELKWMRTYNGPGNGADQAKAIAVDANGNAYVTGNSFGGSTMGIDYATVKYDSLGNELWVARFDRNNQNESVSAIGIDVSGNVYVTGCTGTNFSLNDYATVKYNNAGIQQWAKYYNGPAGTRDMANDLAVDSKGNVIVTGFSTGIGTRFDFATIKYSPAGNQLWVARHNDGLDSNDVAHAIAVDGNDNVYVTGTNFTLFNLGHDFATVKYNSSGAEQWIQHYNGPGNSTDFATDIVVDPAGNVYVTGASVGAGTGFDYATIKYTTNGILRWAQRFDGPAHAPDAAFSIALDKNNNVYVTGGSTGAGTSLDYTTIKYATQGKLEWVQRFNGTANSTDRATAVAVDTSGNVFVTGFSLGTGTFFDFATIKYAQGNFPPGYGGVTLNSKLDMLEFVNEVAYASVMDSLMHQVRAVTGDNGNTQALLTLINSNTPPGQIKNQLIASSPLSDTVLITTINSSLPPGHKKDVLKANVPFTDKVDNAISQSSLPAGTKNEVMNAANSVFVIPNPVLDRFEQLLKFRSLRKDLEEKETTFLKNGGDPENPADPDNHHFVEDEFRRAFFNPRLEVKVGSTIAKYLNDSTLVLITDGSFNTLKQIRQTGQVPRFTPPVTEPSNGIPISQMPTIIPANIRVENTIVSNANLKQFTIADFAANANALNASFINFSSGPALLSYYWDFGDGFGSYQVNPTHTYASAGNKVITLTVTDGLSNNTSFSKTLYLFSCNVNWSSTKNFLAVSFTDYSTSSNHPISYSWDFGDGSTTSSQQNPSHLYSAQGTYTVCLTITDAGNPPCVQTSCKNISVVDPDSAECCDKSDKDKEVWNNYATNRKAKAKLVIRNLWVDHYVKAKTNNYKKTGGLWFDKKVDYIYVTMGGSIFSSTSQNKNWHQECDATAVANCCNLSDSHYNDNKAEVDITNWGTALSNRIFLKQNSISSNHKVTYNGTDYPLGPLLLTNDCPP